One part of the Phoenix dactylifera cultivar Barhee BC4 unplaced genomic scaffold, palm_55x_up_171113_PBpolish2nd_filt_p 000282F, whole genome shotgun sequence genome encodes these proteins:
- the LOC103698456 gene encoding glutathione S-transferase U17-like, with amino-acid sequence MLWFPSVFGIFKAETEEAKSEAVEQAFAGLKLLEEAFEKCSKGKGFFGGDTIGYLGIALWGFLGWLKATEKIIGIELLDKAKTPLLVGWAERFCANDAVKGVMPETDKLVEFGKMLQAKFKAAPAQ; translated from the exons ATGCTG TGGTTCCCTTCAGTATTCGGAATCTTTAAGGCAGAAACAGAGGAGGCTAAGTCAGAAGCAGTGGAGCAGGCTTTTGCTGGGTTGAAACTTTTGGAGGAGGCTTTTGAGAAATGCAGCAAAGGAAAGGGTTTCTTTGGTGGTGACACCATTGGGTACCTGGGCATTGCCCTTTGGGGCTTCTTGGGATGGCTCAAGGCAACAGAGAAAATCATTGGCATCGAGCTTCTTGACAAGGCGAAGACACCACTCTTGGTTGGATGGGCGGAGAGATTCTGTGCCAATGATGCTGTGAAGGGGGTGATGCCGGAGACCGACAAGCTGGTGGAATTTGGCAAGATGCTTCAGGCCAAGTTTAAGGCTGCTCCAGCTCAATGA